The DNA sequence GGGATGTTCTATATTTCAATTATATGTGGGGTTGCTAGTTTTTATTTATTCTCTTTGCCAACAGGAAACATATCTGATATGTTTACAGGCTTTTTACTAGCGGTACTGTGTCAAGTGTTCTTATTTATTGGGGTTTCACCTACTATGTATAAAATACTTGGAAAGAACAAGCATTGGAAATATAAAAAAACTCATTTACTTTTATACAGATTATTAACTTCAAAGATTAATAGTATGAGTATAGTATTAGGATTTATTTCTGCTCTTTTTACACTATCTATTGCTTGCATAGGTGTGGGGATGTCTTTTTATAACACTATGGAAAAATCCATAGATTTACATGCTTTTGATATATCCATCCTACATATGGATGAACAATATGATTTTACTGAATACACTCAATACTTATCGGATACAGCAAAAATTGACTCAAGCCATATATATAGTCTGTATACTGACCATGATAAAACATTTATGGAAGTTCGTAATAATGTACTTTCTAAATATTTTTCTGAGATAAGAAATGACTTATCACCAGAAGATTACATATTCATGGAAAATCAATATGACACATTTATGAAATACAGTGATTATTCTGCGTTGAGAGAGATACTTGGCTTAGAAGCTATAGAAATGGACGAAAGAAGTTTTATAATTCACTGTATGCCCTATTTGAAAGACAGTTATGATGAATATATTTATAACGGATATAAATTAACCTTAGCTAATAAGGATCTTTCATGTGCAGGTGTATATAAAGATGATATTTCACAATATGGTGGGTATGGAAATGGTCAAGAATATGTACTTGTTGTACCTGATAAATTGATAGATTCACTTGATGTTGTATACAGTCTTTATGTTGCTAATACAAGAGAAAGCATATCGAGTGAGTATCTTAATACATTCAGAAATAAGTTTGATAAGCTGGAAATTATAAACCATAATATAACAAAATCTGTTGATGATGGATTTATGACAAGAATAATACACAAAGATAAGGACTATGTAAGTGGTAGATTTGCAGCGCAAACCACCAGCCAGAGTATAGTTCTGATATTGCCATTTTTTTATCTGGCTTTGATTGTTAGCATTATTGGTACAGTAATACTGTCTGTTCAACTAATAAGTGAAAATAACAAGAATGCTGAGCACTATAGCATGCTCAAAACTTTGGGTATGTCAGACAAAGTTTTGAACAAGACATTGAGAAATCATATATTGCTTTATTTTTCGACACCTTTAATTCCAGCAATATTATTGGGTGGAGGTTTAATCTCAGTTATTACGCGTACCTTATCAGTTATTGCATTTGATGTACCAGTTTTTTATTCAATCAAGACACTTGTTGTTTTGACAGTTGTAGTTACTATTGCTTTATTCATGATAATCTACTGTATTTATGCTTTTGTTACTTATATTGCATATAAAAGGGAAGTATTGAATAGGGCTTGATAGAAATGCTGCGAATGAGGCTTTTTCTGAGTTTTTAAACAACGAAAGCTTTAATTATAAGCAAATACACTTTGTTAAACTTATAGTTGATTATGTTGTTAAGAATGGATTTATAGAGGATAATAGAGTATTAATGGAAGATCCGTTTAGAACTGTAGGTGGCATAATTGATTTATTTGAAAATCTTGTTGAGGAAAGAAATAAATTGACTATGACTATAAATGAAATTAGGGCAAATACATTAGATATAAGTTGATATTAAGAGGAAAAACGATAGTTTGATTAAGTTGAGATAGAAATAAATTATAATAAAAATACTCTAATTTATTTAATATTTAAGTTAGGGTATTTTTATTATTTAGATATGGGAGATGTATAAATGAATATAATAAAGTTATTAGGGATTGAGTATAAAGAAGATATAATAAGTAACCTTATAGTAGGTTTGATAAATGAGTCTAAAGTATTTAGAAATTCCTTTTTAAGAAATATAGTAAAAATAGAATGTATACAAAATATTAACGTCAAGGCACATGCTAGAGTTGCAACATCTTTGGGGATACCAGATATAGTAGTATCTGTAGAAGGAGAAAATACTTCTACATTAGTAGTTATAGAAAATAAATTAAAAGCAGAAGAAGGAGTTAATCAAACTTTAAGATATAGCGACGAAAAATGTATTACGGAATTATTAGCAAATAATAGGATATTTAATAATAATAATAGGCATATTGAAACAAAATTTATATTTTTAACACTTATACCAGAACAAATACCTACAGGAAATAGCTTTGAGAATATTACATACAAAGATATATTAGAAAAAATAAATATAGAAATAGAAGATAATACATTAAATAGAATATACAAAGATTTCCTAATTATAATGAATGAATTTTATAGTGGATTAGAAGTTAATGAAAATGATAAATTACTAGAATGCTTAAACTTAAATGTTGATAGTGAAAAAATTTTTATAAAGTTTAAAAATATTATTAAAGGTATAAAGGATATAGAAGGGATAAATGTAAGTGATGTTGGGAAGATAGTAGGAAGTGGAAGAGTAAATTTTTATACAAAGATATATAAAGATAGTTGGTTAGGAGAGGATACAGCTAATTTAGTTGATGGTAATTATAAAGTTACTAAAAATAGCTATGATATACATATAGAACCTTCTTTTGATGTTTTTAATAATAAGATAACACTACCATTACATTATGAGACAAGACCGTATATTCCGAAAAATAAACTCAGAGAAAAAACAAACACAGAAGATTATGAAGAATATATCAATAAAAGGAATTTGATTAAAGTTTTGGTTCATAAAAAGATATCTGAGATGAATGATGAAAGAATAAAGCCTTACAATGGTTCTAATCAAATAGCATATGTAAAAATAGATGTAGATGAAAATACTACAGTTGAGGATTTTAAAACATTGGTAAAAAAATATATACTTATTTTATCTGAAATTATAGATAGTTGCTTAGAATAATTTATAAAATAAATACACCAGATTATAAAGGCTTAAGGAAGTAGTAAATAAGATTATAAATGTGTATTGTCTGATTCAGATGAAGTAATAGTTGCAAATCAATCAGGAAAAGTACACTCAAAAGAAAATAAAAAGTATAAATTTGAGTATGTAACAGGGCCTTTAGAATATAGTTTTACTAACAACGAAGAAAGTGGAGTTTTACAAAGTAAAGGTATAAAAGAACATGTTTGTGAAATTTTAGAGGGTGGAAGAGAAGCATTTAAGCAAAGAGAGAATAAATATGGATTTTAAATCATAATATTAAAGAAACTATGCCTTATAAGGTATAGTTTCTTTTAATGTGATGAAACTCTTATATAAGGAGGATAGGCAATGAAGAAAATATAGAATATATATTTAATTTATTGTTTATTTTTATTAAGAAATATTAGAAATCATATATAAAGACCATGTTGAAGTTGTATCCAATGTGGTCTTTTCTTTTATTGATGATAAAATAAATGATATAATTATTGGTAAATAAAGGATCTATATAGAATATCATTATCAGAGATTAAGGTGGAAAATAAGTTTTTAAAAGAGATTGATTTACATAGGTTGTATGAAGAAAATATAGAATATATGTTTAATTTAATTAAGCAAGTATATAAATTAAAGCAATAGCTAGAATTAAGTAAGATATAGTTTACAAAAGGTGGAGAATGAAGTACATGAGGAATGCATTAGAGCCATATTTAGGTAAAGAAGTTACTGTAGTTTCAATAGTGAAAGAAATTGAAGAGAGTAACAAGAAGAATAAATTTAAAAATAAAGAAAGAGTTTTACTTAGCAAAGTTATAAATAAAGATAATAATGAATTTTTAGCAGATCATTTATGGTACCCAAAATCTAAATTTAACTCGATAGAAGAATTATCTATAGGTGATACACTAGAGATAAAAGGCAAAGTATCTGTATATTTAAAAGCACTATACAATAAACATGTGAGTAAAAAGTTTAATTATTGTATAGATTTTAATGTAGACAATGTTAAGCGGGTAGGAATTCAGAAATATAATGAAAAGAGAATAGAGTTATACACGGATATATGCAAAAGTAGAGTTAGAAGTGGTTACTATTTTACTATATCTAATTTAAATAAAATACATAGTACCTTAGAAAATAAAGATTATATATATACTAAATTTTTAAGAGATATAATAAAATCTAGACTTTTAAATAATCTAAACTATGAATCAATGCTAATAATAGATAGTAAAGGAAGCATATATACAAAGAATAAAAAATATAAAGAAAAGATAGATTTAAAAGCAAATGAAATTATATTATGTAGAATTGGAGAAAAAATTTATGGAATGGGAAAAGTATACAAATGCTATACTGATATATTAGAAAAAAAAGGTATGTATGAACACATTGATGTAATAGATAGATGGCATGAATTATCAAATAAAGATAAAGATAAGTTAAAAGTAGTATCTTCTAATTTAGAATACATATCACAACCATATATAGATTCAATAGAGAGATTAAAAAGAGCAATAGAGCTTGAAATAGAATATAATAGTAGTGATGACGTAAAAGATAAAAAAATATCAAAAAATAAATTGAGTAAAGCACAATATGTTAAGGATTCAATAATAATAAAGACATCATTAGTAAGGAATAGAGTACATAAAAACTATAACCTTAAAGAATCTGAATTAGATGTTATATACAAAAGTCTTGTTAGGAAGAAATTTAGTATAATGATGAAGATATTTAATATAGTCAAGTTGTATTTGAATAATAACATAGGCTATGACCATGTTTTAGTTATAAATAATTATG is a window from the Paraclostridium sordellii genome containing:
- a CDS encoding FtsX-like permease family protein; its protein translation is MLRTLSIRNARRQAGQYLLYFVSIIGAVALIYGFNALVFSDAIKELSKMISQTGDNELGYMIIIFSFIVVIILGWFVGYMMNFMLRKRSQELSTYMILGIDKKQIIRMFFLENCIIGLASLIVGWILGVFIAEILEAIVINVFGGNYSLSAGFSIQAAGMTLIYYCIIYLIALIGSNKKLKKMKLIDLIYYKDKNETTRVKDLRIGVGMFYISIICGVASFYLFSLPTGNISDMFTGFLLAVLCQVFLFIGVSPTMYKILGKNKHWKYKKTHLLLYRLLTSKINSMSIVLGFISALFTLSIACIGVGMSFYNTMEKSIDLHAFDISILHMDEQYDFTEYTQYLSDTAKIDSSHIYSLYTDHDKTFMEVRNNVLSKYFSEIRNDLSPEDYIFMENQYDTFMKYSDYSALREILGLEAIEMDERSFIIHCMPYLKDSYDEYIYNGYKLTLANKDLSCAGVYKDDISQYGGYGNGQEYVLVVPDKLIDSLDVVYSLYVANTRESISSEYLNTFRNKFDKLEIINHNITKSVDDGFMTRIIHKDKDYVSGRFAAQTTSQSIVLILPFFYLALIVSIIGTVILSVQLISENNKNAEHYSMLKTLGMSDKVLNKTLRNHILLYFSTPLIPAILLGGGLISVITRTLSVIAFDVPVFYSIKTLVVLTVVVTIALFMIIYCIYAFVTYIAYKREVLNRA
- a CDS encoding type I restriction-modification enzyme R subunit C-terminal domain-containing protein, whose translation is MGLDRNAANEAFSEFLNNESFNYKQIHFVKLIVDYVVKNGFIEDNRVLMEDPFRTVGGIIDLFENLVEERNKLTMTINEIRANTLDIS